In the genome of Chryseobacterium arthrosphaerae, one region contains:
- a CDS encoding HopJ type III effector protein, giving the protein MILLEQLKHFPETIQFNDVIAYIDQNYEFTPTAFKNGDTTNQAGQNNGSCKVFSFARLQNLTPEETLLLFGEFYRDDVLKNPDGNDHQNIRNFMQSGWEGVIFEEDALKEK; this is encoded by the coding sequence ATGATATTATTAGAACAACTTAAGCATTTCCCGGAAACCATTCAGTTTAACGATGTAATTGCCTATATTGATCAGAACTACGAGTTTACGCCTACTGCTTTTAAAAATGGCGATACAACCAATCAGGCAGGGCAGAATAACGGTTCATGCAAGGTTTTCAGCTTTGCAAGGCTTCAGAATCTAACTCCGGAAGAAACCCTTCTGCTTTTCGGGGAATTCTACAGGGATGATGTTTTGAAAAACCCTGATGGAAATGACCACCAGAATATCAGGAACTTTATGCAGTCCGGATGGGAAGGGGTTATTTTTGAGGAGGATGCTCTGAAGGAGAAATAA
- a CDS encoding ATP-grasp domain-containing protein, with the protein MKNIIALSPMYTEDSNNLKKASLSSSYELSRFNAKWNVPEEFRADVIAVYGEDIYAEIVADQCNLTLLKPADNWLAHIAEDFTKRRISYGQLKDFTNQENIFIKCSDFKSFKAGVFEKVTDIKGFDTLDQEITVFTSEVVEWELEVRCFVLHHEIKTYSSYWRNNAFDMNPLSETEQQDMFSFFDAFIQTYAPTLPDAIVLDFGIIKGKGWALIEANPAWCSGLYACDAEKALEVIVKSCIKN; encoded by the coding sequence ATGAAAAATATAATCGCCCTGTCACCCATGTATACGGAAGACAGTAACAATCTGAAAAAAGCGTCTCTCAGTTCTTCCTATGAACTGAGCCGTTTCAATGCCAAATGGAATGTTCCTGAAGAATTCCGTGCAGATGTGATTGCCGTGTATGGTGAGGATATCTATGCAGAAATTGTTGCTGACCAATGCAATTTAACCCTGCTAAAACCTGCAGATAACTGGTTAGCGCATATTGCCGAAGATTTTACAAAGCGTAGAATTTCTTATGGCCAGCTTAAAGACTTTACCAATCAGGAAAATATATTCATCAAATGTTCTGACTTTAAAAGTTTTAAAGCCGGGGTTTTTGAAAAGGTAACGGATATCAAAGGTTTTGATACGCTGGACCAGGAAATCACGGTCTTCACCTCAGAAGTGGTAGAGTGGGAACTTGAAGTAAGATGTTTCGTTCTTCATCATGAAATTAAGACCTATTCCTCTTACTGGCGAAACAATGCTTTTGATATGAACCCGTTGTCTGAAACAGAACAGCAGGATATGTTTTCTTTTTTTGATGCATTCATCCAAACATATGCTCCTACCCTTCCGGACGCCATTGTTCTCGACTTCGGGATCATCAAAGGAAAAGGCTGGGCATTGATTGAAGCTAATCCTGCATGGTGCTCCGGATTGTATGCCTGTGATGCAGAAAAGGCCCTGGAGGTGATTGTGAAAAGCTGTATTAAAAATTAG
- a CDS encoding tRNA(His) guanylyltransferase Thg1 family protein encodes MKFEEMENLMRKNEKLSEQYILPENFIIVRLDGKGFTRLTKEKLSLEKPFDRKFNEVMTATVKHLFNSGFRILYGYTQSDEISLLIHKDDNTFSRKIRKINSVLAGEASAFFTLQFQEICVFDCRVIAVPNRNMILDYFCWRQEDSHRNSLSAYCYWTLRAHGFNAKQATEKIEKMSMADKNELLFQYGINYNHIPLWQKRGVGVYIREISKTVYNPLTEENTDSRRKVLHIEEELSIREDYREFIDRILKDSLKNDAEK; translated from the coding sequence ATGAAATTTGAAGAGATGGAGAATTTAATGCGCAAAAATGAAAAGCTTTCTGAACAGTACATCCTCCCGGAAAATTTCATTATCGTAAGACTGGACGGAAAAGGTTTCACCAGACTGACCAAAGAAAAACTTTCTCTGGAAAAACCTTTTGACCGGAAATTTAATGAGGTGATGACGGCTACCGTAAAGCATCTTTTCAATTCAGGATTCAGGATTCTGTACGGCTACACGCAAAGTGACGAGATTTCACTGCTGATTCATAAGGATGATAATACATTCAGCAGGAAAATACGGAAAATTAATTCTGTACTGGCAGGAGAAGCTAGTGCCTTTTTCACGCTTCAGTTTCAGGAAATCTGTGTTTTTGACTGCAGGGTCATTGCTGTTCCGAACCGGAATATGATCTTGGATTATTTCTGCTGGCGCCAGGAAGATTCACACAGAAACTCTCTTTCAGCCTATTGTTACTGGACCTTAAGAGCTCATGGTTTCAATGCTAAACAAGCCACTGAAAAAATTGAAAAGATGTCTATGGCTGATAAAAATGAACTTCTTTTTCAGTACGGAATCAATTATAATCATATCCCGCTTTGGCAAAAAAGAGGGGTTGGAGTATATATCAGAGAGATCAGTAAAACAGTCTACAATCCGTTAACTGAGGAAAATACTGATTCCAGAAGAAAAGTTCTGCATATAGAAGAAGAATTATCCATCAGGGAAGATTACAGGGAATTTATAGACCGTATCCTTAAAGATTCATTGAAAAATGATGCAGAAAAATAA
- the cobC gene encoding alpha-ribazole phosphatase, with protein sequence MEIHLIRHTAVENPENLCYGFAEMPLKKNYKEDFEQLSIDHDFDLVISSPLQRCRLLADHFKFGYKTDERLREMNFGNWEMKKWTDIPEHEINPWYQDFINVKATKGENLLEMQTRVLSFWNELILRKEINKVLLITHAGVIRLIIQTVLQFPLENMFSIQIDYGKKVIIEVNEETLSVKKMNI encoded by the coding sequence ATGGAAATTCATCTGATCCGTCATACTGCAGTGGAAAATCCGGAAAACCTTTGTTATGGATTTGCGGAAATGCCTTTAAAGAAAAACTATAAGGAAGATTTTGAACAATTAAGTATAGACCATGATTTTGACCTGGTTATTTCAAGTCCGTTACAGCGCTGCCGTCTTTTGGCTGATCATTTTAAATTCGGTTACAAGACCGATGAAAGGCTGCGGGAAATGAATTTCGGAAACTGGGAAATGAAGAAATGGACTGATATTCCGGAACATGAGATCAACCCCTGGTACCAGGATTTTATCAATGTAAAGGCAACAAAAGGTGAAAATCTGCTTGAAATGCAAACCCGTGTGCTCAGCTTCTGGAATGAACTGATTCTCAGGAAAGAAATCAATAAAGTTTTACTCATTACCCATGCCGGAGTGATCCGGCTGATTATACAAACGGTTTTACAGTTTCCGCTTGAAAATATGTTCAGCATTCAGATTGACTATGGTAAAAAGGTGATCATTGAGGTAAATGAAGAAACTCTTTCCGTTAAAAAGATGAATATCTAG
- a CDS encoding helix-turn-helix transcriptional regulator, translating into MSSNKNALIRYKTLDKCLKNKYRKYTLEDLIDECSEALFEFEGKESYVSKRTVQLDLQNMRSEKFGYEAPIEVYERKYYRYSDPEYSIHNISVNESDLKAMNNAVQILKQFKDFSMFKEMNGVIQKLEDSIHATSQKSIIHLDKNEQLKGLEHIDILYESIAGKKVLNILYKSFTARESNIYTVHPQLLKEFNNRWFLICLYKQKMYNLALDRMENIEVNENHQYIDKDLDGDEYFKDIVGVTVSEGIVPKNVVFWVDSGNAPYVKTKPLHKSQEIISEDPGGTIFKICVQINFELERLLLGFGESLIVHKPRKLRLKMEEKFNAGRKNYQNLMVPDDV; encoded by the coding sequence ATGTCATCCAATAAAAATGCCCTGATCCGCTATAAAACACTGGATAAATGCCTTAAAAACAAATACAGGAAATACACGCTGGAAGATCTCATTGACGAGTGTTCTGAAGCATTATTTGAATTTGAAGGTAAAGAATCCTATGTAAGTAAACGGACGGTACAGCTTGATCTTCAGAATATGCGGAGTGAGAAATTCGGGTATGAGGCTCCTATTGAAGTATATGAAAGAAAATATTACCGCTACAGCGACCCGGAATACAGCATTCATAATATTTCTGTGAATGAAAGTGACCTGAAGGCTATGAATAATGCAGTCCAGATCTTAAAACAGTTCAAGGACTTTTCTATGTTTAAAGAAATGAACGGGGTTATCCAGAAGCTTGAAGATTCCATTCATGCAACCAGCCAGAAATCTATTATTCATCTCGATAAAAATGAACAGCTGAAAGGTCTTGAGCATATTGATATACTATATGAAAGTATTGCCGGTAAAAAAGTGCTGAATATCCTTTATAAAAGCTTTACGGCAAGAGAATCCAATATCTATACGGTTCATCCGCAGCTGCTGAAGGAATTCAATAACCGCTGGTTCCTGATCTGTCTTTATAAGCAGAAAATGTACAATCTGGCACTGGACAGAATGGAAAACATTGAAGTCAATGAAAATCATCAGTATATTGACAAAGACCTTGATGGTGACGAATATTTCAAAGATATTGTCGGGGTTACCGTTTCGGAGGGGATTGTTCCTAAAAATGTTGTTTTTTGGGTCGATTCAGGAAATGCACCGTATGTCAAAACAAAACCCCTGCATAAGAGTCAGGAGATCATCAGTGAAGATCCGGGTGGAACGATATTTAAAATCTGTGTTCAGATCAATTTTGAGCTGGAAAGGCTGTTGCTGGGTTTCGGGGAATCTCTGATTGTTCATAAACCCCGGAAGCTGAGGCTGAAAATGGAAGAGAAATTCAATGCCGGAAGAAAAAATTACCAGAATCTGATGGTGCCTGATGATGTATAA
- a CDS encoding adenosylcobinamide-GDP ribazoletransferase, producing MKAIKNELIYFVTALMFFTRIPVPFTVPYSSDIMNRSQKYFAWVGLLVGLINAVVLYLATQLFNPEIGIVLMMISSVLLTGAFHEDGFTDMCDSFGGGYGKEKILTIMKDSRVGAYGTIGIILLFALKFFSIQALEKIDSWKILAVVILAHTVSRFISGTMIYTHQYVTDIDASKSKPLANKPLDRMALLVGLISVLIAFALIPDWRLIFAFALAYLGKLYMGWYFKKHIGGYTGDCLGAVQQVCEVLFYLGTIIVWKFI from the coding sequence ATGAAAGCCATAAAGAACGAACTGATCTATTTTGTAACGGCACTGATGTTTTTCACAAGAATTCCGGTTCCGTTTACTGTGCCTTATTCCAGTGATATTATGAACCGTTCGCAGAAGTATTTTGCATGGGTCGGATTGCTGGTCGGGCTGATTAATGCCGTTGTTTTATATCTGGCCACTCAGCTTTTTAATCCCGAAATAGGAATTGTTCTCATGATGATTTCCAGTGTTCTGCTTACGGGAGCTTTTCACGAAGACGGTTTTACAGATATGTGTGACAGTTTCGGAGGAGGATACGGAAAAGAGAAAATTCTTACGATCATGAAAGACAGCAGGGTGGGAGCTTATGGGACCATCGGCATTATTCTGCTGTTTGCCTTGAAGTTCTTCAGTATTCAGGCTTTGGAAAAGATTGACAGCTGGAAAATACTGGCAGTTGTCATTTTAGCTCATACCGTAAGCCGGTTTATTTCCGGAACCATGATCTATACCCATCAGTATGTGACAGATATTGATGCCAGCAAATCTAAACCTTTGGCGAATAAACCATTGGATAGGATGGCATTACTGGTAGGATTGATCAGTGTCTTAATTGCTTTTGCCCTGATTCCGGACTGGCGGCTGATCTTTGCTTTTGCCCTGGCTTATTTAGGGAAGCTTTATATGGGGTGGTATTTTAAAAAACATATCGGTGGCTATACCGGAGATTGCCTAGGCGCTGTACAGCAGGTGTGTGAAGTTTTATTTTATCTGGGAACAATCATTGTATGGAAATTCATCTGA
- the cobT gene encoding nicotinate-nucleotide--dimethylbenzimidazole phosphoribosyltransferase: MVSNELQHKIDFKTKPLGALGHLERLAHKIGMVQNTTSPQLSHPHMVVFAADHGIAAAGVSAYPQEVTYQMVMNFLGGGAAINVFCRQHGIDIKIVDAGVNFDFPEGLNLIGKKVRKSSRNIIEEPAMTPEEYQQALANGRSVVAGIAETGCNIIGFGEMGIGNTSASSLMMSKLFDIPVVSCIGRGTGLNDDQLQNKIRILSSAIEKYPEATAVDEIAQTFGGLEIVQMMGAMDEAFRQNMLIMVDGFIATVAVAAVWKKIPEILDHCIFCHVSDESAHLRLLELLGQKALLNLNLRLGEGTGCALAYPLIQSAVGFLNEMSSFEDAQVSNKE, translated from the coding sequence ATGGTATCAAACGAACTGCAGCATAAAATTGATTTTAAAACAAAACCGCTGGGCGCATTAGGTCATCTGGAACGTCTCGCCCATAAAATAGGTATGGTTCAGAATACAACATCTCCACAGCTATCCCATCCGCATATGGTGGTTTTTGCAGCGGATCACGGGATTGCTGCAGCGGGAGTGAGTGCTTATCCGCAGGAAGTAACTTATCAGATGGTGATGAATTTTCTGGGAGGCGGTGCAGCCATCAATGTTTTTTGCAGACAACACGGTATTGATATTAAAATTGTAGATGCCGGAGTGAACTTTGATTTTCCCGAAGGATTGAATCTGATCGGTAAAAAAGTAAGAAAATCAAGCCGGAATATTATAGAGGAGCCGGCTATGACGCCTGAAGAATATCAGCAGGCATTGGCAAACGGCCGCTCAGTGGTTGCCGGGATAGCAGAAACAGGGTGTAATATCATTGGATTCGGAGAAATGGGAATCGGGAATACATCAGCTTCTTCTCTGATGATGAGCAAATTGTTTGATATTCCGGTTGTAAGCTGCATCGGAAGAGGTACCGGGCTGAATGATGATCAGCTGCAGAATAAGATCCGTATTTTATCTTCTGCGATTGAGAAATATCCGGAAGCGACTGCTGTGGATGAGATCGCACAAACGTTTGGCGGACTGGAAATCGTTCAGATGATGGGAGCAATGGACGAAGCTTTCCGTCAGAATATGCTGATCATGGTAGACGGATTTATTGCTACGGTTGCGGTTGCTGCTGTCTGGAAAAAAATTCCCGAAATACTTGATCACTGTATTTTCTGTCATGTAAGTGACGAAAGCGCTCATCTCCGCTTACTCGAACTATTGGGGCAGAAAGCACTCTTGAATCTCAACCTGCGTCTGGGAGAAGGTACAGGCTGTGCTTTGGCTTATCCGCTTATTCAGAGTGCTGTTGGTTTTCTGAATGAAATGTCAAGTTTTGAAGATGCTCAGGTTTCAAATAAGGAATAG
- a CDS encoding WG repeat-containing protein: MKKKLKFRHLNEEFAIAHDRENEKYGLYNKTTRNLDIPLIYHYLDADLERSQLLTAENADGFYGYLNLKNEVVIPFQYEHATNFWNGLAYITRFTDENAYEGVINEKGALVLPMEYEKLYIQHPHHYAIVQKKGKYGIITLNEQVILPLEMDHIETFGYDQLFECTQNQKIGIYDVKSGKFIIPPELDGIEESFIVDTKPGYEYYVFIKNELQALVKHQNGSITFLTGYIYDHIDHTGMSENRVMVMMNGLWGATDVDGKPVIPCEYEWSHHMGNGKIKGKKNGKEYILDLNGAVLEII, encoded by the coding sequence ATGAAAAAAAAGCTGAAATTCAGACACCTGAATGAAGAATTTGCCATAGCCCATGACAGGGAAAATGAAAAATACGGACTTTACAACAAGACTACCAGGAATTTAGACATTCCCCTGATCTACCATTATCTTGATGCTGATCTTGAAAGAAGCCAGCTTCTGACGGCAGAAAATGCTGATGGTTTCTATGGTTACCTGAATCTTAAAAATGAAGTGGTCATCCCTTTTCAATACGAACATGCCACCAATTTCTGGAACGGATTAGCCTACATCACCCGGTTTACAGACGAGAACGCTTATGAGGGCGTTATCAATGAGAAAGGAGCACTGGTTCTTCCCATGGAATATGAAAAACTTTACATTCAGCATCCCCATCACTACGCCATTGTGCAGAAAAAAGGGAAATACGGGATCATTACACTGAATGAACAGGTAATCCTCCCTCTGGAAATGGACCATATTGAGACCTTCGGCTATGATCAGCTATTTGAATGCACTCAAAATCAAAAAATCGGTATTTATGATGTAAAATCGGGGAAATTTATCATTCCCCCGGAACTGGATGGCATTGAAGAAAGTTTTATCGTTGATACAAAGCCCGGTTACGAATATTATGTTTTTATAAAAAATGAACTTCAGGCTCTGGTAAAGCATCAAAATGGGAGTATTACTTTCCTCACCGGTTATATTTATGATCATATCGACCATACCGGAATGTCTGAAAACAGGGTTATGGTGATGATGAATGGTCTTTGGGGAGCCACTGATGTGGATGGAAAACCGGTCATTCCATGTGAGTATGAATGGAGCCATCATATGGGAAACGGAAAAATAAAGGGAAAGAAAAACGGAAAGGAATATATATTGGATCTTAATGGAGCTGTTCTGGAAATTATCTGA
- a CDS encoding RtcB family protein, producing the protein MEFNGNNLIELGYRPSKWFKDAIAYINENNLNDDQIAEYLVQFKQPDLIPLHDTAKDFVINIRAEHESENDNVDKVIRTMKVLMKTPTLTQGALMPDACPTGPEGYIPVGGVVVAQNAIHPGFHSADICCSVMLTDFGKANPKDVLDAAHSVTHFGYGGRPRGEQMPMSQELMDAFRENDFLNDEKLISIARSHMGTQGDGNHFLFVGISKNTGNTMMVTHHGSRAPGAALYDKGMKVANRFRQEISPETLKENAWIPYETEEGKSYWEALQLIRQWTKENHISIHDAVLNKLEMEKENRYWNEHNFVFKDGDLFYHAKGATPLDDKFMPDITGPRLIPLNMAEPVLIVQGKTNERNLGFAPHGAGRNFSRSQHKRSMAHKTTEEIFNEETSGLDIRFYSNEIDISELPSAYKSAKNVRAQIEEYGLCEVLDEVMPYGCIMAGDVQKNAPWKKKKKFRKA; encoded by the coding sequence ATGGAATTTAACGGAAATAATTTAATCGAATTAGGATATAGACCTTCAAAATGGTTTAAAGATGCCATTGCCTATATCAATGAAAATAATCTGAATGACGATCAGATCGCAGAATATCTGGTACAGTTCAAACAACCGGACCTTATTCCGCTTCATGATACGGCTAAAGATTTTGTCATCAACATCAGAGCTGAACACGAAAGTGAAAACGATAATGTAGATAAAGTAATCAGAACCATGAAAGTGCTGATGAAAACCCCAACGCTTACCCAGGGAGCATTAATGCCGGACGCCTGTCCTACAGGTCCTGAAGGTTATATTCCGGTAGGAGGTGTGGTGGTTGCCCAAAATGCCATTCATCCGGGATTCCATAGTGCAGATATCTGCTGTTCTGTAATGCTGACCGATTTTGGGAAAGCCAATCCTAAAGATGTTCTGGATGCAGCACATTCTGTAACGCATTTCGGATACGGGGGAAGACCAAGAGGAGAACAAATGCCAATGTCCCAGGAACTGATGGATGCCTTCAGAGAAAATGATTTCTTAAATGATGAAAAACTGATCAGCATCGCCCGTTCTCATATGGGAACCCAGGGAGACGGAAACCATTTCCTGTTTGTAGGAATCTCTAAAAATACAGGAAATACCATGATGGTGACCCACCACGGTTCAAGAGCTCCGGGAGCTGCCCTTTATGATAAAGGAATGAAAGTAGCCAACCGTTTCAGACAGGAAATCTCACCTGAAACCCTGAAGGAAAATGCATGGATTCCTTATGAAACGGAAGAAGGAAAATCTTATTGGGAAGCGCTGCAACTGATCAGACAATGGACAAAGGAGAATCATATTTCCATTCATGATGCTGTGCTGAACAAGCTGGAAATGGAGAAAGAAAACAGATATTGGAATGAGCATAACTTCGTTTTCAAAGATGGAGATCTGTTTTATCATGCTAAAGGGGCTACTCCTCTGGATGATAAATTCATGCCGGATATCACCGGACCAAGACTGATCCCGCTGAATATGGCAGAACCGGTACTGATCGTACAGGGGAAAACCAATGAAAGAAACTTAGGTTTTGCGCCACACGGAGCCGGAAGAAACTTCAGCAGAAGCCAGCATAAAAGGTCTATGGCTCATAAAACCACTGAGGAAATCTTCAATGAGGAAACTTCAGGATTGGATATCCGTTTCTACTCCAATGAAATTGATATTTCTGAGCTGCCAAGTGCTTATAAAAGTGCTAAAAACGTGAGAGCACAAATTGAAGAATATGGGCTTTGTGAAGTACTGGATGAAGTGATGCCGTACGGATGTATCATGGCTGGTGACGTGCAGAAAAATGCACCATGGAAGAAAAAGAAAAAATTCAGAAAAGCCTGA
- a CDS encoding AAA family ATPase has protein sequence MEMIIFTGIPASGKSSLYKELFFNSHIRISMDLLNTRNKEGKLLQYCFDTQSKMVIDNTNVSRENRRKYIQLAIQNKYSIVGYFFESDIRDCLERNKNRKDSINETGIKAKYKELELPSLEEGFDQIVKVKIINNQFKISDYEI, from the coding sequence ATGGAAATGATCATATTTACAGGAATTCCTGCCAGCGGAAAAAGTTCTTTATACAAAGAACTTTTTTTCAATTCCCACATCAGAATAAGCATGGACCTCCTCAATACCAGAAATAAAGAAGGCAAACTGCTTCAATACTGCTTTGATACCCAGTCTAAAATGGTAATTGACAACACAAATGTCTCAAGGGAAAACAGGAGAAAATATATTCAGCTTGCCATTCAGAACAAATACAGCATTGTAGGTTATTTTTTTGAATCCGATATCAGAGATTGCCTTGAAAGAAATAAAAACCGAAAAGACTCTATTAATGAAACAGGAATAAAAGCAAAGTATAAAGAGCTGGAACTTCCTTCATTGGAAGAAGGTTTTGATCAGATAGTAAAAGTAAAAATTATTAATAACCAGTTTAAAATCAGTGATTATGAAATTTGA
- a CDS encoding TROVE domain-containing protein: MSKFNTKKTGFDSGIIAGTLTDTAGKYSDYELLRRVTLANLLFESDYYQSADTIMKQIEDLCHKVDGEKIIELAMECRFKQKLRHTPLWLLILANEIHGVSVKDALAKVANRPDMTIDLLQMLKVRNGSYKMAKPIKKGLAKAFDQYDEYQISKYRKSNMTLSLIDVVNLVHPKPTAKNEYALKSLVEDTLQPANTWETALSQGADKKETFERMISEKSLGSMAILRNLRNMTEAGLSRADIRTAISQVSSSWLTPLNFLAAQRNAVEFTADIDQAMEKCFSGEKIKGTTILAIDVSGSMGQITSSQSKFSRMDLAFAMAAAGSYIFEDLILVFTAGDDYQRTGKHMIWSNGKGLGLFNNYQSINAEVGHGGIFTYQLCEWLKEKGYAKDADRLVVISDSQDIDAHYGSDKKPDTSPYKTSYIIDISTHTHGIKTGNWTAEINGWSDKVFHYIKALES; this comes from the coding sequence ATGTCAAAATTTAACACAAAAAAAACTGGGTTCGACTCCGGTATCATCGCCGGAACATTGACAGATACAGCCGGAAAATATTCAGATTATGAATTACTGAGAAGGGTGACACTGGCCAATCTTCTTTTTGAATCCGATTATTACCAGTCTGCAGATACAATCATGAAGCAGATTGAAGATCTGTGCCATAAAGTAGATGGTGAAAAGATCATTGAGCTGGCTATGGAATGCCGTTTTAAGCAAAAACTGAGACATACTCCATTGTGGCTGCTTATCCTTGCCAATGAAATTCACGGAGTTTCCGTAAAGGATGCCCTGGCAAAAGTTGCCAACAGGCCGGATATGACTATTGATCTGCTACAGATGCTGAAAGTGAGAAATGGTTCTTATAAAATGGCTAAGCCAATCAAAAAAGGACTGGCCAAAGCTTTTGATCAATACGATGAATATCAGATTTCCAAATACAGAAAAAGCAATATGACGCTGTCTTTGATAGACGTTGTGAATCTGGTACATCCGAAACCAACCGCTAAAAATGAGTATGCATTGAAATCGCTTGTTGAGGATACCCTTCAGCCTGCCAATACATGGGAAACAGCTCTTTCTCAAGGTGCCGATAAAAAGGAAACCTTTGAAAGAATGATCTCTGAAAAGAGTTTAGGTTCTATGGCTATTCTGAGAAACCTTAGAAATATGACTGAAGCCGGCTTATCAAGAGCGGATATCAGGACTGCCATCTCACAGGTCAGCAGTTCATGGCTTACTCCTCTGAATTTCCTTGCTGCTCAAAGAAATGCGGTAGAATTTACAGCTGATATTGACCAGGCGATGGAAAAGTGTTTTTCCGGAGAGAAGATCAAAGGAACTACTATTTTAGCCATTGACGTATCAGGAAGTATGGGGCAGATTACTTCTTCCCAGTCCAAATTTTCAAGGATGGATCTTGCCTTTGCCATGGCAGCCGCAGGTTCCTATATTTTTGAAGACCTGATCCTGGTATTTACTGCAGGAGACGATTACCAAAGAACGGGAAAACATATGATCTGGAGCAATGGTAAAGGTCTTGGATTGTTTAATAATTATCAGTCGATCAATGCAGAAGTAGGCCATGGAGGGATCTTCACTTACCAGCTGTGTGAATGGCTGAAAGAAAAAGGCTACGCCAAAGATGCTGATCGATTAGTTGTTATCTCCGACAGCCAGGATATAGATGCTCATTACGGATCAGATAAAAAACCGGATACATCACCTTATAAAACGTCTTATATCATTGATATTTCAACCCATACCCACGGTATAAAAACCGGAAACTGGACTGCAGAAATCAATGGATGGAGTGATAAAGTATTTCATTATATTAAAGCTCTGGAAAGCTAA
- a CDS encoding nucleotidyltransferase domain-containing protein has protein sequence MTPKILEKIKEVEATKGVEVLLAVESGSRAWGFASPDSDYDIRFIYRHEKDWYLSPWDKDETIEFMTEDDLDGSGWDLRKTFHLLLKSNAALLSWFYSPIIYKENTQFTELFRPLADACFSPIAVSYHYLSMSKKYLEACRTDNVKLKSYFYCLRTALTGKWIIEKGTVPPVLFSDLLILIDDETRQKIESLIALKATKGESYYHPNDWKLFEFLEKMIAENEERSKALPGSKADKDKMEKVFREILNTKNIY, from the coding sequence ATGACACCAAAAATATTAGAAAAAATAAAGGAAGTGGAAGCAACAAAAGGCGTAGAAGTTCTTCTTGCTGTAGAATCAGGAAGCAGAGCATGGGGATTTGCCTCGCCGGACAGTGATTATGATATCCGTTTCATATACCGCCATGAAAAAGACTGGTATCTTTCACCATGGGATAAGGATGAAACGATTGAATTTATGACAGAAGATGATCTGGACGGCTCCGGATGGGATCTCAGAAAAACCTTTCATCTATTGCTGAAATCGAATGCTGCTTTGCTCAGCTGGTTTTATTCTCCTATTATATACAAAGAAAACACTCAATTTACAGAGCTGTTCAGACCTTTGGCAGATGCCTGTTTTTCGCCGATAGCTGTTTCTTATCATTATCTAAGCATGAGTAAGAAATATCTGGAAGCGTGCAGAACTGATAATGTAAAATTAAAAAGTTACTTTTATTGCCTCCGTACTGCATTGACCGGAAAGTGGATCATAGAAAAAGGAACAGTTCCACCTGTGCTGTTCAGCGATCTGCTTATTTTAATAGATGATGAAACAAGACAGAAAATAGAAAGCCTGATTGCATTAAAAGCAACCAAAGGAGAATCTTATTACCACCCGAACGATTGGAAATTGTTTGAATTCCTGGAAAAAATGATAGCCGAAAATGAAGAAAGGTCAAAAGCTCTTCCCGGAAGTAAGGCAGATAAAGACAAAATGGAAAAAGTATTTAGGGAAATTCTGAACACTAAAAATATATATTGA